A region from the Thauera humireducens genome encodes:
- a CDS encoding Fur family transcriptional regulator, translated as MNVDATEDAIACLRSVGVPVTHQRIEIARVLFARPVHLSADQVLERVRVNAPETSRATVYNTLRLFREKNLVRELIVDPDRVVFDSNTDPHYHLYDVDTGEVRDVAADELTVVGVPRLPEGVELEQVDVIIRVRGKRG; from the coding sequence ATGAATGTAGATGCCACCGAAGACGCGATTGCCTGCCTGCGCAGCGTCGGCGTCCCTGTCACCCATCAGCGCATCGAGATCGCGCGCGTCTTGTTCGCGCGTCCCGTGCATCTGTCGGCCGATCAGGTGCTCGAGCGGGTGCGTGTCAATGCGCCCGAGACCTCGCGCGCCACGGTTTACAACACGCTGCGCCTGTTCCGCGAGAAAAACTTGGTACGCGAACTGATCGTCGATCCGGACCGGGTCGTGTTCGATTCGAACACCGATCCGCATTACCACCTGTACGACGTCGATACCGGCGAAGTGCGCGATGTCGCGGCTGACGAGCTCACTGTCGTCGGCGTGCCGCGTCTGCCCGAGGGCGTCGAGCTCGAGCAGGTCGATGTGATCATCCGGGTGCGCGGCAAGCGCGGTTGA
- a CDS encoding cytochrome-c peroxidase, with protein sequence MKLKAIAIASALAVAGTAWAATTRDEPIQPIQPAQVTNPALVELGKKLYFDPRLSRSGFISCNSCHNLSMGGSDNLKTSIGDKWQQGPINSPTVLNSSLAVAQFWDGRAADLKEQAGGPIANPGEMAFTHDLAVGTLRTIPGYVAEFKSVFGSADINIDKITQAIAAFEETLVTPNSPFDAWLKGDDKALNDRELAGYGLFKESGCVACHNGPAAGGTSFQKMGLFEPYKTNNPAEGRAGVTGKDEDRMNFKVPTLRNVELTYPYFHDGEAATLEQAVELMGRLQLGRKYSEQEISDIVAFLKTLTGDQPTFVMPILPPSSNATPKPNPWQ encoded by the coding sequence ATGAAATTGAAGGCGATTGCGATTGCTTCCGCGCTGGCCGTGGCCGGCACCGCCTGGGCCGCGACGACCCGCGACGAGCCGATCCAGCCGATCCAGCCGGCGCAGGTCACCAATCCGGCGCTGGTCGAACTGGGCAAGAAGCTGTACTTCGATCCGCGCCTGTCGCGCTCGGGCTTCATTTCTTGCAACTCCTGTCACAACCTGTCGATGGGCGGCAGCGACAACCTGAAGACCTCGATTGGCGACAAATGGCAGCAGGGGCCGATCAACTCGCCGACCGTGCTGAACTCCAGCCTGGCCGTGGCGCAGTTCTGGGACGGCCGTGCGGCTGACCTGAAGGAGCAGGCGGGCGGTCCGATCGCCAACCCGGGCGAAATGGCCTTCACGCACGACCTGGCCGTCGGCACGCTGCGCACCATCCCGGGCTACGTGGCCGAATTCAAGTCGGTGTTCGGCTCGGCCGACATCAACATCGACAAGATCACCCAGGCGATCGCCGCCTTCGAGGAAACGCTGGTCACGCCGAACTCGCCGTTCGATGCATGGCTGAAGGGCGATGACAAGGCGCTGAACGACCGCGAGCTCGCCGGTTACGGCCTGTTCAAGGAAAGCGGCTGCGTGGCCTGCCACAACGGTCCGGCGGCGGGCGGTACCTCGTTCCAGAAGATGGGTCTGTTCGAGCCGTACAAGACGAACAACCCGGCCGAAGGCCGCGCGGGCGTCACCGGCAAGGATGAAGACCGCATGAACTTCAAGGTGCCCACACTGCGCAACGTGGAGCTCACCTACCCGTACTTCCACGACGGCGAAGCCGCGACGCTGGAACAGGCGGTGGAGCTCATGGGCCGCCTGCAACTGGGTCGCAAGTACAGCGAACAGGAGATCTCCGACATCGTCGCCTTCCTGAAGACGCTGACCGGCGACCAGCCGACCTTCGTGATGCCGATCCTGCCGCCGTCGTCCAACGCGACGCCGAAGCCGAATCCCTGGCAGTAA
- a CDS encoding efflux RND transporter periplasmic adaptor subunit produces the protein MRTSLVLIVLGLAGAGTWLAWPQLVGRTDPLAAYQFATVQRGDVEDLVTATGTLQPRDYVDVGAQVSGQLKKIHVEVGSEVKEGELLAEIDPTVYRARVDASRAQLRNLRASLKEREAQLTLAHIQLRRQQALMAEDATTKESLQTAEASAKSAEAQLEALGAQIEQIESTLRADEANLQYARILSPMSGTVVSITARQGQTLNTNQQAPVILRVADLNTMTVQTQVSEADISRLKLGMDAYFTTLGGGGKRWQGRLEKIEPTPTVTNNVVLYNALFDVQNPDGLLMTQMTAQVFFVVAQAKDALLVPMAALAKGAIRPAPAAGGTRTGGGASGSNNGGGEASGASRTGGPRPGTSRAPLSGGTVKVLNAGGVLEERKVRIGVSNRVQAQVLEGLEDGERVVAGLGSSGAESSNRPQMPPRL, from the coding sequence TTGCGCACCAGCCTCGTCCTCATCGTGCTCGGTCTTGCCGGCGCCGGAACCTGGCTGGCCTGGCCGCAGCTGGTCGGACGGACCGATCCACTCGCCGCCTATCAGTTCGCCACCGTGCAGCGCGGCGATGTCGAAGACCTCGTGACCGCCACCGGCACGCTGCAGCCACGTGATTACGTCGATGTCGGCGCCCAGGTTTCCGGCCAGCTCAAGAAGATCCACGTCGAGGTCGGCAGCGAGGTGAAGGAAGGCGAGCTGCTTGCCGAGATCGACCCCACGGTCTATCGGGCACGCGTCGACGCCTCGCGCGCGCAACTGCGCAACCTGCGCGCATCGTTGAAGGAGCGCGAGGCGCAACTCACGCTGGCGCACATCCAGCTGCGCCGCCAGCAGGCTCTGATGGCCGAAGACGCGACCACCAAGGAAAGCCTGCAGACCGCCGAAGCGAGCGCCAAGTCGGCCGAGGCGCAGCTCGAGGCGCTCGGGGCCCAGATCGAGCAGATCGAATCCACGCTGCGCGCCGACGAAGCCAACCTGCAATACGCACGCATCCTGTCGCCGATGAGCGGCACCGTGGTGTCGATCACCGCCCGCCAGGGGCAGACGCTCAACACCAACCAGCAGGCGCCGGTGATCCTGCGCGTAGCCGACCTCAACACCATGACGGTGCAGACCCAGGTGTCGGAAGCGGACATCAGCCGGCTGAAGCTCGGCATGGACGCCTACTTCACGACGCTGGGCGGTGGTGGCAAGCGCTGGCAGGGCAGACTCGAGAAGATCGAACCGACGCCGACCGTGACCAACAACGTGGTGCTCTACAACGCACTGTTCGACGTGCAGAACCCCGACGGCCTGCTGATGACGCAGATGACGGCGCAGGTCTTCTTCGTCGTCGCCCAGGCGAAGGATGCCTTGCTGGTGCCGATGGCGGCGCTGGCTAAGGGCGCCATCCGGCCCGCACCGGCGGCCGGCGGCACCCGCACCGGCGGTGGCGCGAGCGGTTCGAACAACGGCGGCGGCGAAGCCTCTGGCGCCAGTCGCACTGGCGGTCCGCGCCCTGGCACATCGCGCGCCCCACTTTCGGGCGGCACGGTCAAGGTCCTCAACGCGGGCGGCGTGCTGGAGGAACGCAAGGTGCGCATCGGCGTATCCAACCGGGTGCAGGCCCAGGTTCTGGAAGGCCTCGAGGACGGCGAGCGCGTCGTCGCCGGCCTTGGCAGCAGTGGCGCCGAAAGCAGCAACCGTCCGCAGATGCCGCCCAGACTATGA
- a CDS encoding MacB family efflux pump subunit — MKAERLPPLDSTASSTPASTTTAPLIALQGITRSFRNGEVETQVLHGIDLEIYPGEFVAIVGASGSGKSTLMNILGCLDRPTSGTYRFMGEDVAGFDRDALARVRREAFGFVFQSYNLIGGATARENVEVPAVYSGMPPDERHQRASELLSTLGLAERVHHRPNQLSGGQQQRVSIARALMNGGRIILADEPTGALDSKSGAEVMKLLRELSAAGHTIVLITHEREVAEQAQRIIEIRDGRIVSDPGPRRSQEPEPDFAPHIDRTSQLSDVVEATRTALRALRANLFRAILTLLGIVIGVASVIAMLAIGDGAKQKVIDQVSAMGTNLLTIRPGAPNTRGRDAPATLVIEDVQAIAELPNVLASVPEQGGTITVRTGNVDHRTSVNATSADYVVARNWAPAAGTFFSAEDEARYATVAALGQTVARALFPAGDGIGQFVLVNNIPFQVVGVMTPKGATPWGQDQDDIVFVPYTTGSLRITGQRFLRNVTVAVEDVAQIDDTQAEVTSLLLARHGVEDFQIRNMASVIDTVSETQNTLTILLGTVAAISLLVGGIGVMNIMLVSVTERTREIGIRMATGARMKNILQQFLIEALVVSAVGGLIGVAVGLGSAAIIARFGTAVQYSLTPVVLAFSCAFLTGLIFGYLPARKAARLDPVVALASE; from the coding sequence ATGAAGGCCGAACGTCTTCCACCGCTGGATTCGACCGCGTCGTCCACGCCCGCGTCGACCACCACGGCGCCGCTGATCGCACTGCAGGGCATCACGCGCAGCTTTCGCAACGGTGAGGTCGAGACCCAGGTGCTGCACGGCATAGACCTCGAGATCTACCCCGGTGAGTTCGTTGCGATCGTCGGCGCCTCCGGTTCGGGCAAGTCGACGCTGATGAATATCCTGGGTTGCCTCGACCGTCCGACCAGCGGCACCTACCGCTTCATGGGCGAGGACGTCGCCGGCTTCGACCGTGACGCGCTGGCGCGGGTGCGGCGTGAGGCTTTCGGCTTCGTGTTCCAGAGCTACAACCTGATCGGCGGCGCCACCGCGCGCGAGAACGTCGAGGTCCCGGCCGTGTATTCCGGCATGCCGCCCGACGAACGCCACCAGCGCGCGTCCGAACTGCTGTCGACGCTGGGGCTGGCCGAACGTGTCCACCACCGCCCCAACCAGCTCTCGGGCGGTCAGCAGCAACGCGTGTCGATCGCGCGCGCACTGATGAACGGCGGTCGCATCATCCTCGCCGACGAGCCGACCGGCGCGCTCGACAGCAAGAGCGGCGCCGAGGTCATGAAGCTGCTGCGCGAGCTGTCCGCAGCCGGCCACACCATCGTGCTGATCACGCACGAGCGCGAGGTCGCCGAGCAGGCCCAGCGCATCATCGAGATCCGCGACGGGCGCATCGTATCCGACCCTGGCCCGCGGCGGTCGCAGGAACCCGAACCCGACTTCGCCCCGCACATCGATCGCACCTCGCAACTGTCGGATGTCGTCGAGGCCACCCGCACCGCGCTGCGGGCGCTGCGGGCCAACCTGTTCCGCGCCATCCTGACGCTGCTCGGCATCGTCATCGGCGTGGCTTCGGTGATCGCGATGCTCGCGATCGGCGACGGCGCCAAGCAGAAGGTCATCGACCAGGTGAGCGCGATGGGCACCAACCTGCTCACGATCCGCCCCGGCGCGCCCAACACCCGCGGACGGGATGCGCCCGCGACGCTGGTGATCGAGGACGTGCAGGCCATCGCCGAACTGCCGAACGTGCTCGCCTCGGTGCCCGAGCAAGGGGGCACGATCACGGTGCGCACCGGCAACGTCGACCACCGCACCAGCGTCAACGCCACCTCGGCCGACTACGTCGTGGCGCGCAACTGGGCGCCTGCCGCCGGCACCTTCTTCAGCGCCGAAGACGAGGCGCGCTACGCCACGGTCGCCGCGCTCGGGCAGACGGTGGCCAGGGCCCTGTTCCCGGCCGGTGACGGTATCGGCCAGTTCGTACTGGTGAACAACATCCCCTTCCAGGTGGTCGGCGTGATGACGCCCAAGGGCGCCACGCCCTGGGGGCAGGACCAGGACGACATCGTGTTCGTGCCCTACACCACCGGCAGCCTGCGCATCACCGGCCAGCGCTTCCTGCGCAACGTCACGGTGGCGGTGGAGGACGTCGCACAGATCGACGACACCCAGGCCGAGGTCACGAGCCTGCTGCTGGCACGCCACGGCGTCGAGGATTTCCAGATCCGCAACATGGCCTCGGTGATCGACACCGTGTCCGAGACGCAGAACACGCTCACCATCCTCCTCGGCACGGTGGCGGCGATCTCGCTGCTGGTGGGCGGCATCGGCGTCATGAACATCATGCTGGTGTCGGTGACCGAGCGCACGCGCGAGATCGGCATCCGCATGGCTACCGGCGCACGCATGAAGAACATCCTGCAGCAGTTCCTGATCGAAGCGCTGGTGGTGTCCGCCGTCGGCGGGCTGATCGGGGTAGCGGTCGGGCTGGGCAGCGCGGCGATCATCGCGCGCTTCGGCACTGCGGTGCAGTACTCGCTCACGCCGGTCGTGCTCGCCTTCAGCTGCGCCTTCCTCACCGGCCTCATCTTCGGCTACCTGCCGGCACGCAAGGCCGCCCGGCTCGATCCCGTCGTCGCCCTGGCGTCGGAATGA
- a CDS encoding efflux transporter outer membrane subunit, with amino-acid sequence MHPIHARSNASRTTTGKRVALVLLTTGVLGGCAITEPVVRPEFALPDHWSEAASGTAAKLPDTWWQDFGSPQLDALVAEALLAAPDLLIQAERVVQAELALRQAGASLLPSLSLAGGSGVQSAEGDESGSTSVNLNARYEVDLWGRLAASRDASRANLTATRFDRDAARLSMVANVATLWFQSLALAERVDIARNNLAIAERVLRVVQARYDNGAASALELSQQRSTVLNQRKAIEPLEVTLRQTRSALAILLGRNPQAGFIVGERLAGLQVPAVSAGLPSELLLRRPDIAASEAGLAAAAANVAATRAALLPSISLSAGAATSSAELLSLVGRNSVLSLSASLLQTIFDGGRLAADVDIQRSRQRELVETHRRTVLAALKEVEDALADSARDANQETAQREILAEAQRSLRLAELRYREGADSLLTVLDAQRTLFSAQDQMAQLRLARLTDAVNLYKALGGGWQAPSDG; translated from the coding sequence ATGCACCCCATTCACGCCCGCTCGAACGCAAGCCGCACCACCACCGGAAAGCGCGTCGCACTCGTCCTTCTGACCACCGGCGTCCTGGGTGGCTGCGCCATCACAGAGCCGGTCGTGCGCCCTGAATTCGCGCTGCCCGACCATTGGTCCGAGGCCGCATCCGGCACCGCAGCGAAGCTTCCCGACACCTGGTGGCAGGACTTCGGCTCGCCGCAGCTCGACGCGCTGGTCGCCGAAGCCCTGCTCGCCGCGCCCGACCTGCTGATCCAGGCCGAGCGCGTGGTACAGGCCGAACTGGCGCTGCGCCAGGCCGGCGCCTCCTTGCTACCCTCGCTGTCGCTCGCCGGCGGCAGCGGTGTGCAGAGCGCGGAAGGGGACGAATCCGGCTCGACCAGCGTCAACCTCAACGCACGCTATGAAGTCGATCTGTGGGGCCGCCTGGCCGCAAGCCGCGACGCAAGCCGCGCCAACCTCACAGCGACGCGCTTCGACCGCGACGCGGCGCGCCTGTCGATGGTGGCCAACGTCGCCACGCTGTGGTTCCAGAGCCTGGCGCTGGCAGAACGCGTCGACATCGCGCGCAACAACCTCGCGATCGCTGAACGTGTGCTGCGCGTGGTGCAGGCGCGCTACGACAACGGTGCCGCTTCGGCGCTGGAGCTCAGCCAGCAGCGCAGCACGGTGCTGAACCAGCGCAAGGCCATCGAGCCGCTCGAGGTCACGCTGCGCCAGACGCGCTCGGCGCTCGCCATCCTGCTCGGGCGCAATCCGCAGGCCGGCTTCATCGTCGGCGAGCGACTCGCCGGACTGCAAGTGCCCGCGGTCTCTGCCGGGCTCCCGTCCGAATTGCTGTTGCGTCGTCCCGACATCGCCGCGAGCGAAGCCGGCCTCGCCGCCGCCGCCGCCAATGTTGCCGCGACGCGCGCAGCCCTGCTGCCCAGCATCAGCCTGTCGGCCGGCGCTGCAACCAGCAGCGCGGAGTTGCTGTCGCTGGTCGGGCGCAACAGCGTGCTGTCGCTGTCGGCCTCGCTCCTGCAGACGATCTTCGACGGCGGACGTCTCGCTGCCGATGTCGACATCCAGCGCTCACGCCAGCGCGAGCTGGTCGAGACCCACCGCCGCACCGTGCTCGCCGCGCTGAAGGAAGTGGAGGACGCACTCGCCGACAGCGCCCGCGACGCCAACCAGGAAACCGCACAACGCGAGATCCTGGCCGAAGCGCAGCGCAGCCTGCGCCTGGCGGAACTGCGTTACCGCGAGGGCGCCGACAGCCTGCTGACGGTGCTGGATGCACAGCGCACGCTGTTCTCCGCGCAGGACCAGATGGCGCAACTGCGACTGGCGCGGCTGACGGATGCGGTCAACCTCTACAAGGCGCTCGGTGGCGGCTGGCAGGCGCCGAGCGACGGCTAG
- a CDS encoding TonB-dependent receptor: MSMKNPHARQPASLRKRPAAIALGLSTAVLMPMAAIAQEQKPADESKLETVNVVSTALEANPNAEPGVPYKAKYSGDERHKRALADTAQNIQVLTKAQIEDSGYTDLREILDAQPGITLGTGENGNAFGDRYIIRGQEARSDVFVDGLRDPGMTIRESFATEQVEISKGPNSSFAGRGTSGGAVNSVTKQATTDYSYTRLSTGFGTDKHTRLTLDTNQVVNEDLAVRANLLYGYEEVPDRAPTDRERKGLALSGFWTPTDDLDITLDYYGLDADDNPDMGGFLVGTVPNRKPAKNVPVYAQKQDFLSSDIDTLTARLRYQFDRDTRITNLTRFGQTDNGYVVTGARANVFAASDPRAGAPTISLSTHQGWQEVEYFVNQTNLHLDREIGGLKHEFILGVEYSDHSVLNGVYNVANSGENCMAPGRGGVSSGWCITDASGALLNGIDTIMNRNVTKGAWDSDWNVKTISLSAMDTVDLSDKWTAFAGLRWDHFDYDLGTQNTTTFARTDYSTSDSLWNGHIGLTYKFRPDANVYASYATASDINGGESDVGTNAGYGGFIPGSAKPEKTKLIELGTKWNLMGEKLLATAAVFQITKSDVMEGNGYEATGTFNSSENRVRGIELGLTGMITDKLTGQAGIAIMDAEVLKSATPSRKGKTLSNFADKSAYVQLKYQATDKFSFGGAVKYESEKYAGQPDTAAGFDATTGKYSNPIPAYTVLDLFANYRINKNMDVRLNVGNVTDKDYYTAAYQSGSFLYKGDARNARVTLNYDF; the protein is encoded by the coding sequence ATGTCCATGAAGAACCCTCACGCCAGGCAGCCCGCATCGCTGCGCAAGCGCCCCGCCGCCATTGCCCTTGGCCTGTCGACTGCCGTGCTGATGCCGATGGCCGCCATCGCGCAGGAGCAGAAACCCGCCGACGAATCCAAGCTGGAGACCGTCAACGTCGTCAGCACTGCGCTCGAAGCCAATCCGAATGCCGAACCGGGCGTGCCCTACAAGGCGAAATACTCGGGCGACGAGCGCCACAAGCGTGCGCTGGCCGATACGGCCCAGAACATCCAGGTCCTGACCAAAGCCCAGATCGAAGACTCCGGCTACACCGACCTGCGCGAGATCCTCGACGCCCAGCCCGGCATCACTCTCGGCACCGGCGAGAACGGCAACGCCTTCGGCGATCGCTACATCATCCGCGGCCAGGAGGCCCGCAGCGACGTCTTCGTCGACGGCCTGCGCGACCCCGGCATGACCATCCGCGAAAGCTTCGCCACCGAACAGGTCGAAATCTCCAAGGGCCCGAACTCCAGCTTCGCCGGCCGCGGCACCTCGGGCGGCGCGGTCAACTCGGTGACCAAGCAGGCCACCACCGACTACTCCTACACCCGCCTGTCGACCGGCTTCGGCACCGACAAGCACACCCGTCTGACGCTGGACACCAACCAGGTCGTCAACGAAGACCTCGCCGTGCGTGCCAACCTGCTGTACGGCTACGAGGAAGTGCCCGACCGCGCCCCGACCGACCGCGAGCGCAAGGGCCTGGCGCTGTCCGGTTTCTGGACCCCGACCGACGACCTCGACATCACGCTCGATTACTACGGCCTCGACGCGGACGACAACCCGGACATGGGCGGTTTCCTGGTCGGGACGGTACCGAACCGCAAGCCGGCCAAGAATGTCCCCGTCTATGCGCAGAAGCAGGATTTCCTGAGCTCGGACATCGACACTCTCACCGCCCGCCTGCGATATCAGTTCGACCGGGACACACGGATCACCAACCTGACTCGCTTCGGGCAGACAGACAACGGCTACGTCGTCACCGGCGCGCGGGCCAACGTGTTCGCCGCGAGCGATCCACGCGCGGGCGCACCCACCATCAGCCTCAGTACCCATCAGGGCTGGCAGGAGGTCGAATACTTCGTCAATCAGACGAACCTGCATCTCGATCGCGAAATCGGCGGCTTGAAGCATGAGTTCATCCTCGGTGTCGAGTACTCCGATCACAGCGTGCTGAACGGGGTCTACAACGTCGCCAACTCGGGCGAAAACTGCATGGCCCCCGGCCGGGGCGGCGTCTCCTCGGGCTGGTGCATCACGGATGCGAGCGGCGCCCTGCTCAACGGCATCGATACGATCATGAACCGCAACGTCACCAAGGGCGCGTGGGATAGCGACTGGAACGTGAAGACGATCTCGCTATCGGCTATGGATACTGTCGATCTCTCGGACAAATGGACAGCCTTCGCCGGCCTGCGCTGGGACCATTTCGACTACGACCTCGGCACGCAGAACACAACGACCTTCGCGCGCACCGACTACAGCACCTCCGACAGCCTGTGGAACGGCCATATCGGACTGACCTACAAGTTCCGTCCCGACGCAAACGTGTATGCCAGCTACGCCACCGCCAGCGACATCAACGGCGGCGAGTCGGATGTGGGCACCAACGCCGGCTATGGCGGGTTCATTCCCGGCTCGGCCAAGCCCGAGAAGACCAAGCTGATCGAACTGGGTACGAAATGGAACCTGATGGGCGAGAAGCTGCTGGCGACCGCTGCCGTCTTCCAGATCACCAAGTCGGACGTCATGGAAGGCAATGGCTACGAGGCGACCGGTACCTTCAACTCCAGCGAGAACCGCGTGCGCGGCATCGAGCTCGGCCTGACGGGCATGATCACAGACAAACTGACCGGCCAGGCCGGCATTGCCATCATGGACGCCGAGGTGCTCAAGTCCGCAACCCCCTCGCGTAAAGGCAAGACGCTCAGCAACTTCGCGGACAAGAGTGCGTACGTACAGCTCAAGTACCAGGCGACTGACAAGTTCTCCTTCGGCGGCGCGGTGAAGTACGAAAGCGAGAAGTACGCCGGTCAGCCGGATACGGCAGCAGGATTCGACGCCACCACCGGCAAGTACAGCAACCCGATCCCGGCCTACACCGTGCTCGACCTGTTCGCCAACTACCGCATCAACAAGAACATGGACGTGCGCCTGAACGTGGGCAACGTGACCGACAAGGATTACTACACGGCCGCCTATCAGTCGGGTTCCTTCCTGTACAAGGGTGACGCACGCAACGCCCGCGTGACCCTGAACTATGACTTCTAA